GGCGTCCCACATCTGGGACACCGGGGCGGCGAGGCGCACGGTTCCCCCGCCGTCCCGGGCCTCCAGGCCACCGGCCCGGGTCGTCCGCACGGTCACCCCCGTGGTCCGCAGACCCAGCCGTACGGTCCGCAGCTTCGGATTCGCCGCCGCCGTCCGGTCCCGGACCACCAGGTACTGGGCGTACCCGTCGGCCTCGGCGCGCAGTTGCAGGTCGACGCCGGGCAGGACCTCGGGGTACGTCGCGGTGTCCCCGGCCAGCGTCGGCGTCGGCAGCGCTCCGGGCCAGGACAGCTCGATCCGGCGCTTGGGGTCGCCGTACCGGACCATCTGCCCGCCCTTGCCACCGCCGGAGAACGACAGCGGCACGGTCGCCGCCTTCGGGCCGACCCTGCCGTCCGGGCGGCGCACCAGCGTCGTGTCGACGGTGGCCCAGCGGCCGTCCGGCAGCTTCGCCCGGACCGGCCGGGCGGTCACCTCGGCGGTCATCGTGCCGTCCGGCTCGGCGTAGACCGCCCGGGTCGGGCTGCGTAGTTCCACCGCCTCCACCCGGCTACGCTGCGCGCGCGCCAGCCGCAGTGCCGTGCCCTGGTCCGGAGCCTCCGCCACCCGTACGGGACCGGCCGCGCCCGCCGGGCCGGGCCGCTGCCCGCCCACCATGCCGGGCGTCACCGCCATCAGCACCACCGCTGCCACGGCTGACACCATCCGCCACGCCCGGCCTGCCCGGCCCCCCGTGGTCCGCCCCATGTCGCGTCCTCTCCTGCCGGGCCGAAGCCGGACACCCGTCGGCTCGGCTCTACTTCTCTCGCCCTCGCGGTCGGATCGAACGGTTCCGTCCACGTCGAACCGGTGGCCTCCGCCGTCCCGGCATCCGGCGGCCGGGGCCCCCGACGGCACGACTGCTGTCGATGCCTCACGGAACCTAGGCCGTCCCGCCGCCGCCCCGCACGAGCCGGCCTCGATCGTGTCCGAAACCGTGCGGAACGGGTCCGGATTCCTGTCGTCACCGGGCTCCGGTCGCCCGGTCGACTCCACGGCATCGACGGTGGCCTGTCGTAGACTGGCGGCATGGACCGGTCTGACCAGCCTGAACAGCCGTCCGAACAGTCCTCCGCCTTCCCGTCCGGACAGCCGGGACAGTCACCCGAGCCGTCGTCCGCGGCTTCGTCCGGGCCGCCGTCCAAGCAGCCGGGGCAGTCGCCAGAGCCGTCGCCCGGGCCGAGAGCCTGGGCCGTGCTGGCCGACGAACGTCTGCCCGGGTTCCGCCGGCTGCCGCCGAAGCAGCGTGCCGTCTACGCGACCGTCGCCGCCGTCGTCGTGGTGGTCGGCGTGCTGCTCGCCTACTACACCAACCTGCTCCTGGACCGGTCGACGGCCGCCGACCGGGCGCGCTCGGACAAGCAGGCCGAGCAGGCGGTCGACCGCGAGCAACCCGCGTTCGTGTCCACCGTCACCCCCCTCGACGACCAGTACCTGCCCGACGCCGTCGCCGTGCTGCTCGACCGGCCGCTGACCGAGGACGAGCAGGCCACCCTGACCGCCATGAGGGGCGAGGCGCCGCAGGTGTGGGCGTTCCTGGAACCGCTGGGCGGCCGGATCGTCGAGCACGCGTCCTATGTAGCGCCGTTCGAGGACGGCAACGAACGTCGCGGCGATGCCCAGACGTTCGACCTGAACCTGAACAGCGACCGCGCCGCCGGACTCACCATCAACAGCATGACCGCGGTGAAGGACTCGTGCCGTCCACCAACCGCGCAGACCGTCGTCAACATCCCCCCGGCCGGCGCCGAGTCCCGGCAGGGCCTGCTGTGGGACCTGACCGGTGGGCCGACGGACCGGCCGCGCGGCCCGTACGTCCTGGACGAGGGCGAGTCGCAGGGCCAGTTGTACTTCCGCCGCAACGTCGTCGAACTGGGCAACGGTCAGTCGAACATGGCCTTCCGGATCCAGCCCGAGGTGTCCACCCACACCTGCGACTGGCACATCGTCGCCTCGTACACCGACACGACCGGCTCGCACGAGCAACGCATCCCGAGCGGCACCGACACGTTCACCACCGAGGCGATTCCACGGCAGCCCGTCCAGTACTTCGAGCGTATTCCCGGCACCGGGTGGGCCTGCCTCGGTGAGGTGGACCAGCAGCGTTGCCCGGCCACCGGTTCCCTGATCCGCAATCCACCGCAGGGCGACTAGGTCGACCGATCGGATCGGTGGGCGGCTCCGCCCGGTAGACCGATCGATCTTGTGCAATATCAAAGTTCGTGGATATCATGCCGGCGTCAGGAACATCGGACCCGGGCGGAGGTCGGTCGGATGGCAACCGCAGGGGCACCGGTGACCCATCGGTCGGTCGACGGCTCCCGTTTCCGGCTCGACGGGTCCCTCGATCTCAGCGCGCCGGTCACGTCCGTGGCCGACGTGACGATCAACGGCCGGCTGCACGAGTTCACCGCCGGCTCGACCGGGCTCGCGGACGACGTGGTCCGGGCACTCGGCGTCGACCGGTTCGACGAGGAACTCACCTACCAGGGCGGTACGCTGCTGACCGCGCGGACCCGCCCCTACGACCCGCAGATCAAGCTGACCGAGGACCGGCTCGTGGCGGTCTGGCGCGGTCGCCGGCACTCCTTCTTCACCGAACTGTACGGCGCGACGAGCGCCCATCTCCTCGGGGTGCTGCGGACCCTGCGCGTCGAGGAGCACGACGACGGCCTCGCGCTGCTTCCGACCTCTGTAGGCGGCGCGAAGTTCGCCGCACCGGCCACCGTGCTCAAGGAGGTTCCCGGGCTCGGTCTGCTGGAGATGGCCCCGCTCACCAGGGAGCGTGCGGAACGGTTGCCGTCCTGGCGGGGCCTGCGCACCCAGGCCGGCGAGCTCTACCGGGACGCCCTCTCCGACGGGAAGCCCTACTTCGTGCTGGCCACGGCGGACACCTGGCTCAGCCTGGTGCCGCTCGCCGACACCGACCTGGAGCAGGTGCCCACGCTGGTGGACCGGCTCCGGGTCCAGACGGTCCGGTAGGTCGCCGATGTCCGTACTGCTGGCCAGCGTGGCGACGTACACCGTGGTGTTCACCCTGCTGGTCGCCGTCGCCGAGCATTTGTCGCAGCCGGCCGCGCTCGGCCGGGCGTTGGCCGCGCACCGGGTGCTCCCGGCGCCGGCCACGGTCGCCGTCCTCGTCGTCGCGGCCGAAGGGGTGCTCGCCGGCGCCGGGATCGTGGCGCTGCGCGGGGGTGGCGGCAGCGGCCTGCGCGTCGCCGTCCTGCTCGGCGGCACCGCGCTGTTCGGCCTGTACGCCGGCTACGGCCTGCACCTCCGGTCGACCGGCCGGGGTGGCCCGTGCGGGTGCTCCCGGCTGGAACTGCCGATGACCGGATGGGTGGTGGCGCGGGCCGCGATCCTGGCCGGCCTGGCACTGGTCGGCCTGTCCCGGTCCGGCGCGGTCGTCGGGTGGGGACAGGCCGACACCTCCCTCGCCGTCGTGCTGCTGGCCGCCGCCACGTTCACCACGCTGCTGTGGCACCTGCCGTCCGCGATGTACCAACCCCGGGCGGTCAGCCGACCCACGGGCGTGACCGAAGGAGGCCGACTCGGATGAGCTTCCAGACCAGCGCGCTGATCCTGAGCTGGATCGCGATCCTCCTGCTGGCTCTCGTGGTGTCCGGCCTGGTACGCCAGGTGCACGCGCTGTCGAGCGGGATGGTCCAGCGGCCTCCCGAGGCGGTCGGCCTGCCGGCGGGCGCGACGGCGCCAGGGTTCGCCCGGCTGGCGCCGACGCCGCTGGCGGTTCCGCTGGTGCTGCTCTTCCTGGATCCCGACTGCGGGACCTGCGGCGAGGTGCTGGCCGAGGCGGCGGGGCGGGTCAGCCGTGGCGGCCCGGAGTTCCGGGCCCTCTACCGGGACAGCGCGTCGCCGCGGGCCGCCGGACTGCCGATCACGGTGCTCGACGGGCAGGCGGAGCTGTTCGAGCGGTACGACGTCCTCGCCACCCCGTTCGCCACCGTGGTCGACCCGGCCGGCCGGGTGCTCCGCGCCGAGCCGATCGGATCCCGCGCGGCACTGCGCCGCCTGATCGACAGCCTGGACAGCCCACCACCCGGCGGCTCCGGACCGGCCGTCGCGACGAGCCATCACGGAGGCCGGGCATGACCACTCTCGACGCCGTTCCCGCCCTGCGCGGGGTCGACCCGGGGACCGGAGCCGCGGTCCGGCGCCCGCCGGTGCGGACCGGCAGCCGCGCCCGGTCCGCCTGGACGCTGTCCCGACGCGCCGTGCTGCGGGCCGGCACCGCGGTGGGCATGGCCGCGCTCAGCGTCTTCCCGGCGGCCCGGCGGGCGTACGCCGACGGTTACACGATCTACGCTGGGTGCCCCAGCTACGCCAGCGACCACAACTGCTCGCCGGGCTGCGGCCCGAGCCCGATCTTCGCCGACTCCTGCAACACCAGCGGGACCTACCTCGGGTTCCACAAGAACGACGGGGTCACCTGGATCCTGCGGCCGAACGAGTGCTACGCCGGGACGTACGACGGTTGGCTGTGGCGCTACCAGGGGGCGTGCGGCGCCTGCGCGTGCTCGGTCGAGCGCCGTTGCCACGACGGGTACCGCAAGACCAGTTCGGGCTGGGTGCGGTCGATCTGCCGGTGGAACACCGACTGCGGCTGTCTGACCTCGTACGCCTGGCCCACCGTCCGACGGGGTGCCACCGGGGCCAACGTCTACACCATCCAGCACCTGCTGACCGCGCGCGGCCACACGACCACTGCCGACGGGATCTTCGGCAGCGACACCGAGACGAAGGTGAAGAGCTTCCAGACGACGGCCGGTCTCGCGGCCACCGGTGTCGTCGACGCCACCACCTGGCCGGCCCTCGTGATCACGGTCCGCTCCGGGGACAACAGCCACGCCGTCCGGGGTGCCCAGCGCCAACTGAACAAGCACGCCTACGGGCTGTCGGTCGACGGGGTCTTCGGCCCGGCGACCGACAGCGCGGTGCGGGACTTCCAGCGGCAGAACGGGCTCACCGCCGACGGCATCGTCGGGGCGAACACCTGGCGGACCCTGACCGGCGCTCCGACGTGACCGGTCAGCGACCGACGACGGTACGCCCCGGCCGGGCCGCCCGTCGCCGGGTGACCGATCCGCTCGTGCCCTTCCTGCTGCTCGCCGTCGGCGTCCTCGGCGCGGCCGGAGCCGGGCACGTGCTCACCTGGGCGGTGATCGGCGCGCTCACCGGCTACACGCTCTCCGGCTCCGTTTGAACGCACAACAGCGCGTACGCGCTGGCCTCGCCCGGGTGGCGGGATCGAGACCGACAGGGCGTCCTGCTCGCCCTGTTCAGCACGGGACTGGTCGCCGGCGGTCTGCTCAGCGGACTGGTGCTGGGGCTGCTCTCCGGGCTGTCCGCACCCCTGCCCCCGCCGGCGCGGTACGCGGGCATCGTGGCGGTGGCGATGCTGGGCCTGTTCCGCGAACTGGGCCTCGTGCCGGTCCGGCTGCCACAGAACGCCCGGCAGGTGCCGCAGGACGTCCTGCAACGCAACCCGCGACGCGGGGCACTGCAGTTCGGCTTCGAACTCGGCACCGGCGTCCGCACCTACGTCTCCGCAAGCGCGCCGTACGTGCTGGCCGCCGCGCTCCTCCTCGCCGGTCAGCACCTGACCGTGGCGGTGCTCGCCGGGGTCGGCTTCGGCGTCGGGCGTGCGCTCACCCCGCTGACCCGCCGCGCCGCCGGCTCGGGCGACCGGTGGGACGCGGACCTCCGGGCCCGGCTGCGGACGATCACCGTCAGCGGCTGTGCCGTGCTGGTGGTCGCCTTCGCCCTGCTGGCCGTCCGCGTGTGGTAGCCGGCCCGGCCATGCACAACAGGGAGCCGGTGTCGTGGTCGCCCGACCCGAATTGCCGACAGGCGAACATTCCGGTGGCCGCTCCCGCCGTTCTGCCGGTGCCGGGCCGGCACGAGCACCCTGGCGCGTTGACAGGCTCCAAGCCGATCCCAATTATCGACTGTCATGAATTCACTTGGAGCGCATCGGCGGCGACTGGCCGCCCTGGGCCCGCGTCGGGAGGGCGCATGAGACGCCCCACCGCCTTTCTGCTCGCGCTGGTCATGGCGCTGCTGACGCTGGTCGTGCCGGCCGGACCCGCCCAGGCCGACGCCTGGTCCGGCCCACAGACGACGATCGTCAACCGCAACGGCCGCAAGGTGATCCGACTGTGCGACCAGGGCGGCGCCTGCCGCACGACCACGCCGTTCTTCATGGCCCTGAACTCGCAGAGCCAGCCGGTCAACAACGGCGACTGGCGGTACGTCGACTACCAGGCCCAGTTGGCGGCGGCGAACACCGCCGCGGCGGACATGAACGTCGCGCCCATGCTCCAGGTGCACCTGGCGAGCACCAGTGACGCGTTCATCGACCAGTTGGCCGGCCGACTCAACCAGCTCAACCCCCGGCCGTACCTGATGGTCCGCTTCTACCTCCAGGACGGGCCGCCCGGCGCCGAGCCGATGCGGATGCAGGACCTGCAGGGCACGGTGCGCGACGACACCAATGGCGCGGGCCATCCGTGGACGCTCGACGAGGCGTGGCTGGCCTACCAGGAGCAGCAGATCACCCGGGTGCTGACCCGGATGGACGCCCAGTACCCCGGCCGGGTGATGGCTGTGATGATCAAGTACGCGAACGGCGGCGAGTGGTTCTACCGGCCGTACGGATGGAACGACACCACCGGCAAGATGCTGGAGTGGGGTGACCCGAACCTCTGCGCCACCGGCACCGACGGCGTACGCGCCTGCGGGCTGCACCCCTGGACCAACGACGCCGGCACGCGGCCCGGCCCGCGCGGGCGCCACTCGTTCCACCTGGGCGACTACGCCAGCAGCACGCAGGCCGGCTTCTGCTCGTGGAGCGGGCTCCCGGCGAGCCTGGTGCCGGGTTGCCGGGCGGCGACGACGACCGAGCGCAACAACGCCGTACCCGGTGGATCGCCGCCGCTCTCCGGTGCGTCGCGCGGCACCGTGCTGGACCCGGCGGACCTGAACTCGCTGCGGGCCGCCAAGTACCACCAGTACCTGTCGTCGCGTAACGTCGCGGCGATCAACCGGCTGCTGGCGAAGGCCAAGCAGGTGACCGGGAACCGCGTGCTGACCGGCGTCTTCTACGGCTACCTCTACGGTCTGGCCGCCGAACTGCCGGTCAGCGGGCACAACGACCTCACCACGTTGGTCGACAGCCCGTACGTGGATCTCGTCAGCGCCCCCTACTCCTACGGCAACGGTCGTCACCTGGGCTACGGCTTCGTCCCGCAGGGACCACCGGACAGCATGCGGCTGACGAACAAGCTGTGGATGGACGAGGACGACACCCGTACCCTCTTCGCCCGTCCCTGCCCCACGCCGCCCGGCTTCCAGACCGCCACGAACCTCTGGGACAGCATCCGCCTGCTGCGCCGCAACCTGGCCACCACCGCGATCGGCGGCCGGGCCCAGTACTTCCTGGACCTGCAGGGCTGTGGCTGGTTCGGCGACCCGGACCGGGCCGACGAGTCGCAGACCCTGTGGGCGAACCTCCAGTCGGTGTTCCGGGCCATCGACAAGATCCAGCACGGCGGTGCGAACGCCTACCAACCGCAGGTCGCGGTCTTCGTGGACGACGTGTCCCCCAACCACCAGCCCGGCCTCACCCCGGCCGGCGAGCACACCTACAGCTACGCCGTCGACCAGCTACCCAACCTGGTGGACGACCTGACCCGGCTCGGCACCCCGGTACGGCACTACCTGCTCAGCGACCTGACCAAGGGCAACCTGGACCTGAGCGCGATCAAGCTCGCCATCCTGCCCAACGCGTACGTGGTCTCCTCGACCCTCCGCTCGGCGATCAACACGAAGCTGAAGACGCCCGGACGCACCGTCCTGTCCCAGTACGCCGCCGGGTACGTGCAGGACAACCAGGCCGCCTCGACCGCGTCGATGACCGCGCTCACCGGCATCACCGTGGCGAGGGGCAACGGGACGCCCGCGCTGAGCCAGAACTACTCCTTCGTCGGGCAGAGCGGTGGCCCGGCGTACCCGCTGACGCCCTGGTTCACCGTCACCGATCCGGGCGCGACGACCCTGGGCAGCTACCAGGTCGGCGGGGTGTCGCTGGCCCGCAAGGTGATCCCGGTCGCGGGTGGCAGCTACACGTCCGTCTACGCTGCCGCGCCCAAACTGCCGCTGGCCGCGCTGCGCCGGATCAGCGAGGACGCCGGTGTGCACCACTTCGCGCCGGCCGGCGACACGGTGGAGGCGGCCGGCAACATGCTGATGGTGCACGCGGGCAGCAGCGGCACGAAGACCGTACGGCTGCCGCAGAGCATGCCCCGGGTCTACGAGACCGCCCTGTACCCGAGTGACGTCGAGATGTGCCGCAACTGCACGCAACTGGCGAACCTGCCGTTCAACCAGGGCGACACGCGGGTGTTCCGCTGGACCTCGCCGCCCCGGGGCAACTTCGAGCTGCTCACCGGCGCCACCGTTGAGGGCTGGGCGGCCGACCTGGACCAGCCCGCCACCTCCTCGGCGGTGGCCGTGTACCGGGGCGGACCGGCGGGCGTGGGCACATACCTGGGCGACTTCCCGACCGCGACCAACCGCCCGGACGTGAACGCCTACTTCGGCATCACCGGCGTGCACGGCTTCCGGTTCACGCTCGCCGGCTGCTCACCGGGCACCCAGATCCACGTCTACGCCCTCGACCCGGAGGGCGGCAACGGCGACGGCAGCACCTACCTGGGAGCCCGTTCCTGCACCTGACACCGGACGCTGACCCGCAGGCGGTGCACGGCGCCGGCATCGTGCACCGCCTGGCACAATCGCCGCCATGGACGCTCCCGATCTCGTGCTGGTGCTGCGTTACCGCAAGGCGGTGACGTACGGGTTCCACGTCCTGCTCGGGGCGTTGGAGGAACACCCGACCAGCACCCGGTACGAGGTCCGGTTCGGCGAGACCCCGGAGGCGACGGCGACCCACGTCCGGGCCGCCCTCGGCACCGGGGCGGGGCGGGTGCTGGTGCTCTGGTCGTTCTACTCGCCGGACGCCGAGGCGCTGGCCGAGGAGCTGGCGCTGATCCGTGGGCTGGTCGACGCCCCGAACGTGGCGCACGTCGCGGGCGGGGTGCACGCCACCGCCGAGCCCGGGCAGACCCTGGACGCCGGATGGGACGTCGCCGCGGTCGGGGAGGGCGAGACGACGCTGCTGCGCCTGGTGGACGCGGCCGGCGACCCGACCGGGATCCCCGGCCTCGCGTACCGTGACCCCGCCGGGGCGGTCGTCCGGACCCGGCGCCCGGAGCGCCGGCCGCTCGACGAGTTCCGGGGCTTCTCGCTGCGGTGGAACCGGTTCAACGCGTTGGAGATCACGCGGGGTTGCGTTTTCTCCTGCCGGTTCTGCCAGACCCCGTTCATGTTCTCCGCCAAGTTCCGGCACCGCAGTGTGGCGAACGTCCGCTGGCACGTCGACGCGATGCGCGAGCGCGGGCTGCGGGACGTCCGGTTCATCACCCCGACCGCGCTGTCGTACGGGAGTCAGACGGACGAGCCGAACCTCGACGCGGTCGAGGAGCTGCTCGCCTCCTGTCGGGAGGGGATCGGCCCGAACGGACGGGTCTTCTTCGGCTCCTTCCCCAGCGAGATCCGCCCCGAGCACCTCACCCGGGACGCGCTGCGGCTGGTCCGGAAGTACTGCGCCAACACCAACATCATCGTGGGCGCGCAGTCCGGCTCGGACCGGATCCTGGACGCCGCCAAGCGTGGGCACGGCGTCGAGGAGGTGCGACGGGCGGTACGCCTCGGCGTCGAGGAGGGCTTCGGGATCAACGTCGACATGATCTTCGGCATGCCCGGCGAGGACCAGGCCGACGTGACGGCGTCCCTGCGGTTGGCCCAGGAGTTGGCCGACCTCGGGGCCCGGATCCACGCGCACACCTTCATGCCGTTGCCCGGCACTCCCTGGCGGGAGGCGCCACCGGGGGACGTCGCTCCGGAGACCATCCGGGAGGTGGACCGGCTCTCCCAGCGCGGCGCCCTGTACGGCCACTGGCAGAAGCAGCGGGACCACGCGGCCCGGCTGGCCGCGGCCGCCAACGCGCACCCCCGGCCCGGCCGCAGCCGCACCATCCTGCCCGTCGTGGACCGATAACGAGCCCGACGCACGGTGCGGGGTCCGGCCCCGTAGGGAGCCGGACCCCGGGCGGATCAGTCGGTGCAGGACGGTGCGTCGAAGTGTCCCGGAGTGCCCGGGAACGCCTTTCCGGCTCCCTGATCCGCGTTGTCGCGCGGGTAGACGTAGGACAGCTCCAGGAAGGCCGAGGTGCCGGCCGTGGTCACGTCGGTCGCGCTACGACCGGCGCCGGTGGCCCAGGCCAGCCGGGTGAGGAAGTCCTGCATGGCCGGGCTGTGCTGGCGGATGTCGTTGAACCCGCCGTAGGCCGCGTTGCAGTGGGTGAACAGGTTGTAAGCGCCGTTCCAGTCGAACATCCGGTCCCCGTTGTTCGGCCCGTTCGCCGTCACGTCGCCCTGCATCACGTCCCGGTCCCAGCCGCCGTACATCCAGTCGGTGCCGTGGTGGTGCTGGTTGTCGGCCACCACGTCGTTGTCCAGGCCCGTCATCTCGAACCAGCGGCACGGGTCGA
The nucleotide sequence above comes from Micromonospora pallida. Encoded proteins:
- a CDS encoding TIGR04013 family B12-binding domain/radical SAM domain-containing protein, with the translated sequence MDAPDLVLVLRYRKAVTYGFHVLLGALEEHPTSTRYEVRFGETPEATATHVRAALGTGAGRVLVLWSFYSPDAEALAEELALIRGLVDAPNVAHVAGGVHATAEPGQTLDAGWDVAAVGEGETTLLRLVDAAGDPTGIPGLAYRDPAGAVVRTRRPERRPLDEFRGFSLRWNRFNALEITRGCVFSCRFCQTPFMFSAKFRHRSVANVRWHVDAMRERGLRDVRFITPTALSYGSQTDEPNLDAVEELLASCREGIGPNGRVFFGSFPSEIRPEHLTRDALRLVRKYCANTNIIVGAQSGSDRILDAAKRGHGVEEVRRAVRLGVEEGFGINVDMIFGMPGEDQADVTASLRLAQELADLGARIHAHTFMPLPGTPWREAPPGDVAPETIREVDRLSQRGALYGHWQKQRDHAARLAAAANAHPRPGRSRTILPVVDR
- a CDS encoding peptidoglycan-binding domain-containing protein; translated protein: MTTLDAVPALRGVDPGTGAAVRRPPVRTGSRARSAWTLSRRAVLRAGTAVGMAALSVFPAARRAYADGYTIYAGCPSYASDHNCSPGCGPSPIFADSCNTSGTYLGFHKNDGVTWILRPNECYAGTYDGWLWRYQGACGACACSVERRCHDGYRKTSSGWVRSICRWNTDCGCLTSYAWPTVRRGATGANVYTIQHLLTARGHTTTADGIFGSDTETKVKSFQTTAGLAATGVVDATTWPALVITVRSGDNSHAVRGAQRQLNKHAYGLSVDGVFGPATDSAVRDFQRQNGLTADGIVGANTWRTLTGAPT
- a CDS encoding MauE/DoxX family redox-associated membrane protein, producing MSVLLASVATYTVVFTLLVAVAEHLSQPAALGRALAAHRVLPAPATVAVLVVAAEGVLAGAGIVALRGGGGSGLRVAVLLGGTALFGLYAGYGLHLRSTGRGGPCGCSRLELPMTGWVVARAAILAGLALVGLSRSGAVVGWGQADTSLAVVLLAAATFTTLLWHLPSAMYQPRAVSRPTGVTEGGRLG